From the genome of Penaeus monodon isolate SGIC_2016 chromosome 16, NSTDA_Pmon_1, whole genome shotgun sequence, one region includes:
- the LOC119582618 gene encoding GPN-loop GTPase 3-like: protein MRYAHLVLGPAGSGKSTYCEVLQRHAETCNRVINVVNLDPAAEAFNYGALVDVRDLIQLDDVMQADDMDFGPNGGLVFCMEYLMEPDGLEWLREQLGDYDDDCILFDCPGQIELYTHMDVMKILIQHLQSWDFRVCAVFVLDSVYMVDAAKFLSGSLAALATMVQLEVPHINVLTKMDFLNKSAKEQLEMFLEPEVHELLTSDHSVSKFNKKYHKLTHALGKVIDDFSLVRYIPLNINSEESLTDLLIQTDFALQYGEDSDVKTRDFEYQDKEDDEEDPKFND from the exons ATGAGATATGCACACCTGGTCCTGGGTCCAGCAGGCTCAGGCAAATCAACTTACTGTGAAGTTCTTCAGAGACATGCCGAAACCTGCAACAGAGTGATAAA tgTTGTCAACCTTGACCCAGCTGCTGAAGCCTTCAACTATGGTGCCTTGGTGGATGTCCGTGACCTCATTCAGCTGGATGATGTCATGCAAGCAGACGACATGGACTTTGGCCCCAATGGAGGGCTTGTGTTCTGCATGGAGTATTTGATGGAGCCAGATGGATTGGAGTGGCTAAGG GAGCAGCTGGGAGATTATGATGACGACTGCATTTTGTTTGATTGCCCAGGGCAGATTGAATTATACACGCACATGGATGTTATGAAAAT aTTAATACAACACCTTCAGTCATGGGATTTTCGTGTATGTGCAGTGTTTGTACTGGATTCTGTGTATATGGTTGATGCTGCAAAATTTCTTTCTGGTTCGCTGGCTGCCCTAGCAACAATGGTACAACTGGAG GTCCCTCACATTAATGTCTTGACAAAAATGGACTTTTTAAATAAATCAGCAAAGGAGCAACTGGAGATGTTCTTGGAACCCGAAGTACATGAACTTTTGACATCAGATCATTCAGTTTCCAAGTTTAATAAAAA GTACCACAAGCTTACACATGCACTGGGTAAAGTAATTGATGACTTTTCATTAGTCCGCTACATTCCTCTAAACATAAACAGTGAGGAATCTTTGACAGACTTGCTGATACAGACTGATTTTGCACTCCAGTATGGTGAAGATTCAGATGTCAAAACACGTGACTTCGAGTATCAAgataaagaggatgatgaagaagaccCAAAATTTAATGATTAA
- the LOC119583113 gene encoding uncharacterized protein LOC119583113, which translates to MKTAMTRKSTATGRLPRLESAQPGSPQDLRGANYSKLQDKYKSQQSREKVVFLPILDGDEEHPLPYYTTGEVAFPALAEVPWKTDEKRKLRAQAEIFNRDTRLQDALLEDLISDTIMEEIVATASVVLQESKYQEEEDQVIAGLIEEVLVMPEVQQQVYIITWSLLYDTGRSLPHQEFLDLKKREEQLNLEPVAKEALLAHVLEGEDWADDLREEKILSEISWDILVFNYHRNLQENALSKNYALKILQEKMVSQAAGEEVFRDGLLDNLEEEFNSFDELEKLTAPPRMG; encoded by the exons ATGAAGACTGCAATGACTCGCAAAAGCACAGCGACAGGACGCCTCCCCAG GCTTGAGTCGGCGCAGCCAGGGTCTCCACAAGACCTGCGCGGAGCCAACTACTCCAAGCTCCAAGACAAATACAAATCACAACAGTCTCGCGAGAA AGTGGTGTTCCTGCCCATACTGGATGGAGACGAGGAGCACCCTCTGCCGTACTACACGACGGGCGAGGTGGCCTTCCCCGCCCTCGCCGAAGTCCCGTGGAAGACCGACGAGAAGCGCAAGTTGAGGGCGCAGGCGGag ATATTCAACCGAGACACAAGACTCCAGGACGCGCTGCTCGAGGACCTGATCAGCGACACCATCATGGAGGAGATCGTCGCCACGGCGTCGGTGGTCCTTCAGGAGAGCAAGTACCAG gaggaggaggaccaagTCATCGCCGGCCTGATCGAGGAGGTGCTCGTGATGCCGGAGGTGCAGCAGCAGGTGTACATCATCACCTGGTCTCTCCTCTACGACACGGGGCGCTCTCTTCCCCACCAGGAGTTCCTCGACCTCAAGAAGCGGGAGGAGCAGCTCAACCTCGAACCGGTGGCTAAGGAGGCTCTGTTGGCGCACGTGCTCGAG GGCGAGGACTGGGCAGACGATCTCAGGGAGGAGAAGATCCTTTCCGAGATCTCGTGGGACATCTTGGTGTTCAACTACCACCGGAACCTCCAAGAAAATGCTCTTTCCAAGAACTATGCTCTCAAGATCCTGCAG GAAAAGATGGTGTCCCAGGCCGCAGGAGAGGAAGTGTTCCGCGACGGCCTGCTGGACAATCTCGAGGAGGAATTCAACTCCTTCGACGAACTGGAGAAGCTCACAGCGCCGCCGCGcatggggtag